One Serpentinicella alkaliphila DNA segment encodes these proteins:
- a CDS encoding complex I subunit 5 family protein: MYASKGVVKERSKKGLDLFSINCIFVVLGLIVMLSLIIVETLPRTNNAFLTQVAMPLHSIAVTFLNFKYKHLPLFIITLPFFVGPIEAIVGRKSEDLRDFTVVDSTFITFIAILLMYPQVARGGLSYVMPWVFGHGLSFRVDMFGFIMLVTSGILWLVVTIYAHDYMGIEKHRNRFYLWMSITFGGLLGTIMAGDILTMFLFFEIMTFSSYMLVAHNQSKESILAGDSYIYMGVVGGLLLLLGIILLFSYTGTISFVPLASQLATLGWKKYLIIMLFICGFGIKAGMLPLHIWLPRAHPVAPTPASALLSGILIKVGAYGMLRVATSFFVPAMNEISGYGDPLWEVSEKLGIMIIWVGIITMAVGVFMALQQSNMKKMLAYHSISQMGYIIMGIGVASYLGYKGSMGFTGSIYHIINHALYKGLLFMVVGLIYLRTKELNMYKLGGLWKKLPFTAFVCFVAILGITGMPGFNGFASKSILHHAIIEAYTYGHPVFKYAEITFTIVSAGTVCSFIKLFVYVFLGKLPEEHKNIDGEKGMMDLAMGALALMIILIGQAPNYLLNQFIIPAARNLIYDAAFIDKYIVNMNFFNNKDLIGMVWVYLLGVLIFLVCKKFGLFHLHLPEWLSIENTIYKPMFRGVMLASKGITKRYEAELINSDVIIYTVVLTSMLFLLLKIV; this comes from the coding sequence ATGTATGCTTCAAAGGGAGTTGTAAAAGAGAGATCTAAAAAGGGGTTAGACTTATTTTCGATAAATTGTATTTTTGTCGTATTAGGTTTGATTGTGATGCTATCTTTAATTATAGTAGAAACTTTACCAAGGACGAATAATGCATTTCTAACTCAAGTAGCAATGCCTTTGCATAGTATAGCAGTTACATTCTTAAACTTTAAATATAAACACTTACCTTTGTTTATAATTACGCTTCCATTTTTCGTAGGGCCTATAGAGGCAATTGTAGGAAGAAAGTCAGAGGACTTAAGGGATTTTACTGTTGTCGATTCTACATTTATTACTTTTATAGCTATTTTACTGATGTATCCACAGGTGGCTAGAGGTGGACTTAGCTACGTAATGCCATGGGTTTTCGGTCATGGATTATCATTTAGAGTAGATATGTTTGGATTTATTATGTTAGTAACTTCTGGAATACTTTGGCTAGTAGTAACTATTTATGCCCATGACTATATGGGCATTGAGAAGCATAGAAATAGATTCTATCTTTGGATGTCAATTACATTTGGTGGACTTTTAGGAACAATAATGGCGGGAGATATTTTAACGATGTTTTTATTTTTCGAAATAATGACATTTAGTTCATATATGTTAGTTGCTCACAATCAGTCAAAGGAGTCCATTTTAGCTGGAGATAGTTATATTTATATGGGAGTTGTAGGCGGACTTTTATTATTACTAGGAATCATTTTATTGTTTTCATATACGGGTACAATTAGTTTTGTGCCTTTGGCATCTCAGCTTGCTACTTTAGGTTGGAAAAAATATTTGATAATAATGTTATTTATCTGTGGATTTGGAATAAAGGCAGGTATGCTACCACTGCATATTTGGCTACCAAGGGCACATCCAGTTGCACCAACTCCTGCTAGTGCGTTACTATCTGGTATTTTAATAAAAGTAGGGGCATACGGTATGCTAAGAGTTGCTACAAGCTTCTTTGTTCCTGCGATGAATGAAATATCCGGTTACGGAGACCCACTCTGGGAAGTATCTGAGAAGCTAGGTATAATGATTATATGGGTTGGTATCATTACCATGGCTGTTGGGGTATTTATGGCTCTTCAACAAAGTAATATGAAAAAGATGCTTGCTTATCACAGTATAAGTCAGATGGGATATATTATTATGGGCATTGGTGTTGCATCATATTTGGGCTATAAGGGGTCAATGGGTTTCACTGGAAGCATATATCATATAATTAATCATGCCCTATATAAGGGTTTACTATTTATGGTTGTAGGCCTAATTTATCTTCGAACAAAAGAGTTAAATATGTATAAATTAGGTGGATTGTGGAAAAAACTACCATTCACTGCGTTCGTTTGTTTTGTGGCTATTTTAGGTATTACAGGAATGCCTGGATTTAATGGGTTTGCTAGTAAGTCAATTTTGCACCATGCAATAATTGAGGCATATACCTATGGTCATCCTGTTTTTAAGTATGCAGAAATCACTTTTACAATAGTAAGTGCGGGGACAGTCTGCTCTTTTATAAAGCTATTTGTCTACGTATTTTTAGGGAAATTACCTGAAGAGCATAAGAATATTGATGGAGAAAAGGGCATGATGGATTTAGCTATGGGTGCTCTGGCATTGATGATAATATTAATTGGTCAGGCGCCAAATTATCTGTTAAATCAGTTTATCATTCCTGCTGCTAGAAACCTAATTTATGATGCTGCATTTATAGATAAATATATAGTAAACATGAATTTCTTCAATAATAAAGACTTAATAGGTATGGTTTGGGTATATTTACTAGGTGTTCTAATCTTTCTAGTTTGTAAAAAGTTCGGATTATTTCATTTACACTTACCAGAGTGGCTTAGTATTGAGAATACTATATACAAACCTATGTTTAGAGGTGTAATGCTTGCATCTAAGGGTATTACTAAGCGTTATGAGGCAGAATTAATTAATAGTGATGTTATTATTTATACTGTAGTATTAACTTCAATGCTATTCCTACTGCTAAAGATTGTATAG
- a CDS encoding complex I subunit 5 family protein, which yields MNLAQLVIRFGLPFLVLGFIVLEVLILPLFGDRSREIRRAVVKIFIFLMTVFVLLTYSEVKKAPIVFEIGRVFSTGMIFRIDLLNYILIILAGVLWLTIGLYDFEKINYFFYTITYIATIGTLMAGDLISFFLFFEIMTFSSYALMVYHRGKEQLEAGYVYIYMGVIGGLSILSGILMLSVYTGTFSWTNLAVEFSQMGAIKYFIAFFLIAGFGVKAGMVPFHFWVARIYQRAPISIIALSSGMLMKIGAYGILKVFSVIFFVDVRNIDNVNQLLWQVGSRVGGVLIWIGILTMLIGVFMALLQGNMKRMLAYHSVSQMGYIIMGVGVAGYLGHQGAMGFVGSVFHMVNHAFFKVLLFMVAGVVYMRTEESNMYELGGLWRKMPITALLCLIAVFGITGMPGFNGFASKSVLHHAIIEAYEYGHYSYKYAELFFKLVSAGTVCSFIKFFVFIFLGKCPDRFKYIKGDFHRMSVAMSVLAVFIIGIGIFPNLFVDNLLAPAAIAFQYDLSFINKYIIGLDFWGAKDMVAMIGIYFFGLGMFIIGSKYHLFHMHLPRWVSAERYIYTPVTTFFGRLSDYCIQRYETRIIFGDVFIYTMILTVILTMWMLTNV from the coding sequence ATGAATTTAGCACAACTTGTAATTAGATTTGGATTGCCTTTTTTGGTATTAGGATTTATTGTTTTAGAAGTATTGATTCTTCCTCTGTTTGGAGATAGAAGTAGAGAAATTAGAAGGGCAGTAGTAAAAATATTTATTTTCCTGATGACTGTGTTTGTATTACTAACCTATAGTGAAGTTAAAAAAGCCCCTATAGTCTTTGAAATAGGGAGAGTCTTTTCTACAGGAATGATTTTTAGAATAGACTTATTAAATTATATATTAATTATTTTAGCAGGAGTATTATGGCTGACTATAGGTCTATATGACTTTGAAAAAATAAATTATTTCTTTTATACAATCACTTATATAGCTACTATTGGTACACTAATGGCTGGAGATTTAATAAGCTTTTTCCTATTCTTTGAAATAATGACCTTTAGCTCCTATGCGCTAATGGTATACCATAGAGGTAAGGAACAGCTTGAGGCCGGTTATGTATATATCTATATGGGAGTAATTGGTGGGCTTAGTATTTTGAGCGGTATATTAATGCTTTCCGTATATACAGGTACCTTTAGTTGGACTAATTTGGCTGTTGAGTTTAGTCAAATGGGAGCAATCAAGTACTTTATTGCATTCTTTTTAATAGCTGGTTTTGGAGTAAAGGCCGGTATGGTTCCATTTCATTTTTGGGTAGCGAGAATTTATCAAAGAGCACCAATATCTATAATTGCGTTATCCTCCGGTATGCTAATGAAAATAGGGGCTTATGGGATTCTAAAAGTTTTCTCTGTAATATTTTTTGTAGATGTTAGAAATATCGATAATGTCAATCAGTTATTATGGCAAGTGGGTAGCAGAGTTGGTGGTGTTCTAATTTGGATAGGCATATTAACTATGCTTATTGGAGTTTTTATGGCATTGTTACAGGGTAATATGAAGCGTATGCTGGCATACCATAGTGTTAGTCAAATGGGTTATATTATTATGGGAGTTGGAGTTGCTGGATACTTAGGACATCAAGGGGCTATGGGGTTTGTTGGAAGTGTATTTCATATGGTAAATCATGCCTTCTTTAAGGTGCTACTGTTTATGGTAGCGGGTGTGGTATATATGAGAACCGAGGAATCTAATATGTATGAGTTAGGTGGCTTATGGAGGAAGATGCCCATTACTGCTCTCTTGTGCTTAATTGCTGTATTTGGCATTACAGGAATGCCAGGTTTTAATGGGTTCGCTAGTAAGTCAGTATTACATCATGCTATTATAGAGGCCTATGAATACGGTCACTACTCCTATAAGTATGCTGAATTATTTTTTAAATTAGTTAGTGCTGGTACAGTTTGTTCGTTTATTAAGTTTTTCGTTTTTATTTTCCTTGGGAAGTGCCCAGACAGGTTTAAATATATAAAAGGTGATTTCCATAGGATGTCAGTGGCTATGTCTGTTTTAGCAGTATTTATCATCGGTATAGGGATATTTCCAAACTTATTTGTGGACAATCTACTTGCACCTGCAGCAATTGCATTTCAATATGATTTAAGCTTTATTAATAAATATATAATTGGATTAGATTTTTGGGGTGCAAAGGATATGGTAGCTATGATAGGAATATATTTCTTTGGACTAGGAATGTTTATTATAGGGTCTAAATATCATTTATTCCATATGCATCTTCCTAGATGGGTTAGTGCAGAAAGATATATATATACTCCTGTAACTACATTTTTTGGTAGACTATCAGATTATTGCATTCAAAGGTATGAGACAAGAATTATTTTTGGGGATGTATTTATATATACAATGATACTTACTGTAATTCTTACTATGTGGATGTTAACAAACGTCTAA
- a CDS encoding deoxyribonuclease IV codes for MKLGSHVSMAGKGLLSAAQEAHSYGANTFMVYTGAPQNTIRKKIEDLYIEEGKAYMQEHGISEIIVHAPYIINLASPEKRTFKLAVDFLTREIERTEAIGSKHIILHPGSHVKTGEDVGLARIIEGLNEVIYKEQKVKITLELMAGKGTELNYDFNHTAAIFNGVIHGDKLAVCFDTCHVHDAGYDIINNFDGVLEEFDKIVGLDRLEVFHINGSLNPRGARKDRHANIGAGLDNPKGLDHIGYDALHYIVNHEFVKDKPCILETPWIDKNTNLYKEEIAMLKAEKSK; via the coding sequence ATGAAATTAGGATCACATGTTTCTATGGCAGGTAAGGGATTACTTTCAGCGGCTCAGGAAGCACACTCTTATGGAGCAAATACATTTATGGTGTATACCGGGGCTCCACAAAACACAATAAGAAAAAAGATTGAAGATTTATATATTGAGGAAGGCAAAGCATATATGCAAGAGCATGGTATTTCTGAAATTATTGTTCATGCACCATATATTATAAATCTTGCTTCTCCAGAGAAGCGTACCTTCAAATTGGCTGTAGATTTTCTGACTAGAGAAATTGAAAGAACAGAAGCAATAGGTTCAAAGCATATTATTCTTCATCCAGGGTCTCATGTAAAGACTGGAGAGGATGTAGGTTTAGCTAGGATAATTGAAGGATTGAATGAAGTCATTTACAAGGAGCAGAAGGTCAAAATAACGTTAGAGCTTATGGCTGGAAAAGGAACTGAATTAAACTATGATTTTAACCATACTGCAGCTATTTTTAATGGTGTAATACATGGGGATAAGCTAGCAGTATGCTTTGATACTTGTCATGTACATGATGCTGGTTATGATATTATAAATAATTTTGATGGTGTTTTAGAGGAATTTGATAAAATCGTTGGTTTAGACCGATTAGAGGTATTCCATATAAATGGGTCATTAAATCCCAGGGGAGCAAGAAAGGATCGTCATGCAAATATTGGGGCTGGTCTTGATAATCCAAAGGGCTTAGACCATATAGGATATGATGCTCTACATTATATAGTAAATCATGAATTTGTTAAAGATAAACCATGTATTCTAGAAACACCTTGGATAGATAAAAATACGAATTTGTATAAAGAAGAGATTGCAATGCTTAAAGCAGAAAAAAGTAAGTGA
- the acpS gene encoding holo-ACP synthase, producing MVKGLGVDIIEIRRIANAIEKNPKFLKRVFNDTELESVYNKSDKSTSLAGYFAAKEAVAKSLGIGIKSIKWTDIEIKKDIHGKPYVKLHNNAEKIAYSKHICEILISISHSKENAIAQAIAI from the coding sequence GTGGTAAAGGGTTTAGGTGTTGATATTATAGAGATTAGAAGAATTGCAAATGCTATAGAAAAAAACCCCAAATTTCTAAAACGAGTGTTTAATGACACTGAATTAGAAAGTGTGTATAACAAAAGTGACAAATCAACAAGTCTTGCGGGATATTTTGCGGCTAAGGAAGCTGTAGCCAAATCCTTAGGAATAGGAATTAAAAGTATAAAGTGGACTGATATAGAAATAAAGAAAGATATACATGGAAAACCATATGTTAAATTGCATAATAATGCAGAGAAAATTGCATATAGTAAACATATATGTGAAATATTAATATCCATATCACATAGTAAAGAAAATGCTATTGCTCAAGCTATAGCTATATAA
- a CDS encoding LolA family protein, whose protein sequence is MKICRMVLCVLLCLSLLVACNQPTDKEAYYKIQKKLGELESYECIARVNVINDDEEITEYTYKQIFKKPDSYRLEVLYPDSIKGNLMVSNGKIAWVYSPSINHTYKIDFTQKQQNELLFIGYFMKNYITSKESEINSETNNKRQLIVISTDIPGGNQHFSKQKLWFDRKSLLPTQLQILDGQNKPVFNVYYEDFNYNPKLEDNIFHLNTQSQ, encoded by the coding sequence GTGAAAATCTGTAGAATGGTATTATGTGTTTTACTATGCTTAAGTCTATTAGTTGCATGCAATCAACCTACAGATAAAGAAGCTTATTATAAGATACAAAAGAAACTAGGAGAATTAGAGTCCTATGAATGTATTGCAAGAGTAAACGTAATTAATGATGATGAGGAAATTACAGAATACACGTATAAACAGATATTTAAGAAGCCGGATTCTTATCGATTAGAGGTTCTATACCCAGATTCCATTAAAGGAAATTTGATGGTATCTAATGGGAAAATAGCTTGGGTATACTCACCTTCAATAAATCATACTTACAAGATAGACTTCACACAAAAACAGCAAAATGAGTTATTATTTATAGGATATTTTATGAAAAATTATATAACTTCTAAAGAGTCTGAAATTAATAGTGAAACAAATAATAAAAGGCAGCTTATAGTTATTTCTACAGATATTCCAGGTGGGAACCAACATTTTTCTAAGCAGAAACTATGGTTCGATAGAAAAAGTCTACTCCCAACACAATTACAAATTTTAGACGGCCAAAACAAACCTGTTTTTAATGTCTATTATGAAGATTTTAATTACAATCCTAAACTAGAAGATAACATTTTTCATTTAAATACACAATCACAGTAA
- the alr gene encoding alanine racemase: MFTNKHYLRPTWAEINLDNLKYNIKALKKLIGDKTEICAVVKADAYGHGSTHVAKVFVESGINILAVATLTEAIELRKSGCDVSIIILGYTPIDQGDLLLEYDIIQTIYSYDQAIAFAKIAKEMNKELTIHIKVDTGMSRLGFQISDKDAIKSIFNMENLKVQGLYTHFALADERDKTFTYEQFNRFNSLVNELESEGYQIPIKHCSNSAAVIDLPEMNLDMVRAGIMLYGLYPSDEVNKERINLKPVMALKTTVSHVKTVQMNQGVSYGHRFVTNKTTKIATLPVGYADGISRLLTNKMTVTYKGTELPVIGTICMDQCMVDASSVDIKVGDEVIIFSNTQNDGHIVDDLAKQLGTINYEIICMLGTRVPRVYLEDNNVVHIRDILLK, from the coding sequence ATGTTCACAAATAAACACTATTTGAGGCCAACATGGGCTGAAATTAATTTAGATAATCTTAAATATAATATAAAAGCTTTAAAGAAACTAATCGGAGATAAAACTGAAATATGTGCTGTCGTAAAAGCTGATGCATATGGACATGGTTCAACACATGTTGCAAAGGTTTTTGTTGAAAGTGGTATTAATATTCTTGCTGTTGCTACATTAACTGAAGCTATTGAGCTTAGAAAATCAGGCTGTGACGTTTCAATAATAATTTTAGGTTATACCCCTATAGATCAAGGGGATCTATTGCTAGAGTACGACATTATACAGACAATCTATAGCTATGATCAGGCCATTGCTTTCGCTAAAATAGCAAAGGAAATGAATAAAGAGCTGACTATTCATATTAAAGTTGATACAGGTATGTCTAGATTGGGTTTTCAAATATCAGATAAGGATGCTATAAAAAGTATTTTCAATATGGAGAATTTAAAGGTACAGGGCTTGTATACGCATTTTGCCCTTGCAGATGAAAGGGATAAGACCTTTACTTATGAGCAATTTAATCGCTTTAATAGTCTGGTAAATGAATTAGAAAGTGAAGGATATCAGATTCCTATTAAACATTGCTCAAATAGTGCTGCTGTTATTGATTTACCGGAGATGAATTTAGATATGGTTAGGGCAGGAATTATGCTATATGGGCTATATCCTTCGGATGAAGTAAATAAAGAAAGGATTAATCTAAAACCCGTGATGGCCCTTAAAACTACAGTTTCTCATGTTAAAACTGTGCAGATGAATCAAGGAGTTAGCTATGGACATAGATTTGTTACAAATAAGACTACTAAAATAGCAACTTTGCCTGTAGGCTATGCGGATGGGATATCAAGATTATTAACAAATAAAATGACTGTAACTTATAAGGGCACAGAACTTCCAGTTATAGGTACAATCTGTATGGACCAATGCATGGTTGATGCTTCCTCCGTAGACATTAAAGTAGGCGATGAAGTTATAATATTTAGTAATACTCAAAATGATGGACATATAGTAGATGATTTAGCTAAGCAGTTAGGGACAATTAACTATGAGATTATATGTATGCTAGGTACTAGAGTTCCGAGAGTATACTTGGAAGATAATAACGTTGTACATATAAGAGATATTTTGTTAAAATAA
- a CDS encoding CopG family ribbon-helix-helix protein: protein MKSFGGANMADSKRIIISLPDVLLKEVDFIVSMEKTNRSEFIREAMKLYIREKNKMKLREKMKKGYQEMAAINLTLAETGLSLDVNSLESYEAEIAECE from the coding sequence ATGAAATCATTTGGAGGTGCAAATATGGCTGACTCTAAGCGTATTATTATTAGTTTACCAGACGTATTGTTAAAAGAAGTAGATTTTATTGTTTCAATGGAAAAAACCAATAGGAGTGAGTTTATAAGGGAGGCAATGAAGCTATACATTAGGGAGAAAAACAAGATGAAATTAAGAGAGAAAATGAAAAAGGGCTATCAAGAAATGGCTGCTATTAATTTAACCTTGGCTGAAACTGGACTTAGTCTAGATGTTAACTCCTTAGAAAGCTACGAAGCTGAAATAGCGGAGTGTGAGTAA
- a CDS encoding type II toxin-antitoxin system PemK/MazF family toxin, producing the protein MIVKRGDIFYADLSPVIGSEQGGVRPVLIVQNDIGNRYSPTVIITAITSQINKAKLPTHVEISASEYGLVKDSVILLEQIRTIDKRRLDEKIGHLDDEMMKKVNEALLISFGLVDV; encoded by the coding sequence GTGATTGTAAAAAGAGGAGATATTTTCTATGCTGATTTAAGTCCTGTTATTGGTTCTGAACAAGGTGGAGTAAGACCAGTATTGATAGTGCAAAATGACATTGGAAATAGGTATAGTCCTACTGTTATTATTACTGCAATAACCTCCCAAATTAACAAGGCAAAATTGCCAACTCATGTTGAAATTTCTGCTTCTGAATATGGATTGGTTAAGGATTCAGTTATTTTACTAGAACAAATCCGAACTATCGATAAGAGGCGCTTAGATGAAAAGATCGGTCACCTAGATGATGAAATGATGAAAAAGGTGAATGAGGCTTTATTAATTAGTTTTGGGCTAGTTGATGTTTAA
- a CDS encoding DUF5693 family protein has product MKKNIVLIAFLVISIIVSGIVLTDRIQVESENKYVDIILDYREIDELAKQSSYDISWWLQSFKELGIEYVAINEETIELLEQQNYPIEYMLGKDAIKNAKLDHPNFNILKKHLEDNEVGEYDLVVLTRSQDMYDFIKGGLEGRYTEDKFDFVIGEGSYFAILKGGISEALYIENIHLKDEQGKAYAAGTNFESSKLIRVGLGFSQDKIDKVEESGLKVLARPFSFYGWVGEKYLEAVIKDLTDNNMVPSMLIFGGSEVLGYSHNLDVMKDFMVENNIKLGLIETPVQRGHIEQRGLDLLTRSLNYEAVRIFSILPWMQERFQFANYSGAEEIENMMYRAVTERNIRTIYFRPFKKNKVEYVTDFNEYEKMFNRFEGRIGTHGIELGMTQAMRPIRVRLIKQTLMAWGIVAAGVFLLSYLFKLKNRVKYSLFILGILGTPLAFVIRPYLMEKVMALGAAIIFPSLGMLYFCHACYNYYVSDKEMNLGKKIVTAIKDLIIVSAISGIGAIFVASILSNIEFLLELDIFRGVKFSQLTPFLIYGLIYFAYFGYNSKDIKNEPSKVKINDIKALLFDNIKVFHAIIGGILLIVGYIYIARTGHETNIQPSEFELVLRNILEENLLARPRTKEFLIAFPILMTGIFFALEKYKALIFMTGLLAVIGQTSIVNTFSHLRTPVYLSVIRTVYSLGIGIVFGAIYILAFILLLKIVDKIKKINLYE; this is encoded by the coding sequence ATGAAAAAGAACATAGTTTTAATAGCATTTCTTGTTATAAGTATTATAGTGTCAGGTATTGTTCTGACAGATCGTATACAGGTTGAATCAGAAAATAAATATGTAGATATTATTCTGGATTATAGAGAAATAGATGAATTAGCAAAGCAATCATCATATGATATCAGTTGGTGGCTTCAAAGCTTTAAGGAACTGGGGATTGAGTATGTAGCAATCAATGAGGAAACCATAGAATTATTAGAGCAACAAAATTACCCTATTGAATACATGTTAGGAAAAGATGCTATAAAAAATGCAAAGCTGGATCATCCTAATTTCAATATCCTAAAGAAGCATTTGGAAGATAACGAAGTTGGAGAATATGACTTAGTTGTACTTACACGATCTCAAGATATGTATGATTTTATTAAAGGTGGACTAGAAGGTAGATACACAGAGGATAAGTTTGATTTTGTAATAGGTGAGGGTAGCTACTTTGCGATATTGAAGGGTGGTATTAGTGAAGCCCTATATATAGAGAACATTCATTTAAAGGACGAGCAAGGCAAGGCTTATGCTGCTGGTACAAACTTCGAATCATCAAAATTAATTCGTGTTGGTTTAGGATTCAGTCAAGATAAAATAGACAAAGTTGAAGAGAGTGGACTTAAAGTATTAGCTAGACCTTTTAGCTTTTACGGATGGGTTGGAGAAAAGTATTTAGAAGCAGTAATAAAAGATTTAACAGATAATAATATGGTTCCTTCTATGTTAATATTTGGAGGTTCTGAAGTATTAGGTTATTCTCATAATTTAGATGTTATGAAAGACTTTATGGTGGAAAATAACATTAAACTTGGATTGATTGAAACCCCAGTTCAAAGAGGGCATATAGAACAAAGGGGGTTAGATTTACTAACCAGATCCTTAAACTATGAAGCTGTACGTATTTTCTCAATATTGCCATGGATGCAGGAACGTTTCCAATTTGCGAACTACTCTGGTGCAGAGGAAATAGAAAATATGATGTATAGAGCTGTTACTGAAAGGAATATTAGAACCATATATTTTAGACCATTTAAGAAAAATAAGGTGGAGTACGTAACTGATTTTAATGAATACGAGAAAATGTTTAATAGATTTGAGGGAAGAATAGGAACACATGGGATAGAATTAGGTATGACCCAAGCGATGAGACCAATTAGAGTAAGGCTCATCAAACAGACATTAATGGCCTGGGGAATTGTAGCAGCAGGAGTATTTCTTTTATCCTATTTATTTAAATTAAAGAATCGAGTAAAATATAGCCTATTTATATTGGGTATATTAGGAACACCATTAGCTTTTGTTATTAGGCCTTATTTAATGGAAAAGGTTATGGCTCTAGGTGCAGCCATTATATTCCCTTCCCTAGGTATGCTTTACTTTTGTCATGCTTGTTACAATTATTATGTAAGTGACAAAGAAATGAATTTAGGCAAAAAAATAGTTACTGCCATAAAGGATCTAATTATAGTATCAGCTATTTCAGGTATTGGAGCAATATTTGTTGCATCAATTTTATCAAATATTGAGTTTTTACTGGAGTTAGATATATTTAGAGGTGTAAAATTTAGTCAATTAACCCCTTTTCTAATATATGGCTTAATCTATTTTGCTTATTTTGGGTATAACTCAAAAGATATTAAAAATGAGCCATCTAAAGTTAAGATAAATGATATTAAGGCCCTGTTATTTGATAATATAAAGGTATTTCATGCAATAATTGGCGGTATTCTCTTAATTGTCGGATATATATATATTGCAAGAACAGGACATGAAACAAATATTCAACCTTCTGAATTTGAGTTGGTTTTAAGAAATATTTTAGAAGAAAATCTTTTAGCAAGACCGAGAACTAAAGAATTTTTAATTGCATTCCCAATATTGATGACAGGTATATTCTTTGCATTAGAGAAATATAAAGCTTTAATATTTATGACAGGGCTGTTAGCTGTTATAGGTCAAACCTCAATAGTAAACACTTTTAGTCACCTTAGAACCCCTGTATATTTATCTGTTATTAGGACTGTATATTCATTAGGTATTGGAATAGTTTTTGGTGCAATATATATTTTAGCATTTATACTTTTGTTAAAAATCGTAGACAAGATTAAAAAAATAAATCTATACGAATAG
- the csaB gene encoding polysaccharide pyruvyl transferase CsaB, which translates to MKNIFIFGYYGFKNTGDEAILSALVDNIKDIMPDANITALTYNSEHTEELFQIRAVSRNRFTEIINAIKNADVVISGGGSILQDVTSSRSLLYYLWIIWTAKRYGKKVMFYGNGFGPINRLINRRIIRYLINQVDVITVRDFESKERMQSLGINKEITVTADAVFSLRLELESFQKHGDKRKIGISLRDWMGKERYKEIIAKTADYLIKRNFEVIFIPMQFPTDLNISSEIEALMTEVPILIHEEISPKEILKIISELDLLIGMRLHSLIFATIVGTPVVGLEYEAKISSYLKIINQPSGGKVEELDQIHLWTIIDQVLLNEDEYKQRILLAKEQLKQKASININILKDFLQKEI; encoded by the coding sequence ATGAAAAACATTTTTATTTTTGGATACTATGGCTTTAAAAATACAGGGGATGAAGCAATATTAAGTGCACTTGTAGATAATATTAAAGATATTATGCCAGATGCAAACATCACTGCTTTAACCTACAATTCTGAACACACTGAGGAACTATTTCAAATTAGAGCGGTTAGTAGAAATCGTTTTACGGAAATAATTAATGCCATAAAAAATGCGGATGTTGTTATAAGTGGTGGGGGGTCTATACTCCAAGATGTTACTAGTAGTAGATCCCTATTATACTATTTATGGATAATTTGGACTGCAAAAAGATACGGAAAGAAAGTAATGTTTTATGGAAATGGATTTGGTCCGATAAATAGATTAATAAATCGTAGAATTATAAGATATTTAATCAATCAAGTTGATGTAATTACTGTAAGGGATTTCGAGTCCAAAGAGAGAATGCAGTCCTTAGGAATTAATAAAGAAATAACAGTTACAGCTGATGCGGTTTTTAGTTTAAGATTAGAGTTAGAATCCTTTCAAAAGCATGGGGATAAAAGAAAGATAGGAATTAGTTTAAGGGACTGGATGGGGAAGGAACGATACAAGGAGATTATTGCAAAAACTGCAGACTATCTAATTAAAAGGAATTTTGAAGTTATATTTATACCAATGCAGTTCCCAACGGATTTAAATATTTCTAGTGAAATCGAGGCCCTAATGACAGAGGTGCCAATATTAATACATGAAGAGATAAGTCCAAAAGAAATCCTTAAGATAATAAGTGAGTTAGACTTATTAATTGGAATGAGACTACATTCCCTAATTTTTGCAACCATAGTTGGAACCCCCGTAGTAGGCTTAGAATATGAGGCTAAAATTTCAAGTTATTTAAAGATTATTAACCAGCCTAGTGGTGGAAAAGTAGAAGAACTTGACCAAATACACTTATGGACAATTATTGACCAAGTTTTATTAAATGAAGATGAATATAAACAAAGGATATTATTAGCTAAAGAGCAACTAAAACAAAAAGCCTCAATAAATATAAATATATTAAAGGACTTTTTGCAGAAGGAGATTTAA